The nucleotide sequence TCAGAATAAAACAGCATTCCACACACCAGATGGAATTTTTTGCTACATCATGATGCCTTTTGgattgaagaatgcaggagcaacttaTCAGCGTATGATTGATAAGGCGTTTAAAGATCAAATAGGTAGGAATGTGGAAgcctatgttgatgatattgttatcAAGAGTCATACAGAAGAAGGTATGCTCGAGGATACTCTTGAAACATTTGAATCATTACGAATAGTtaatatgaagttgaatcctaagaaGTGCACTTTTGGTGTGAAAGAAGGCAAATTtttaggtcatattgtcacagagAGAGGAATTAAGGCAAATCCAAaaaaaattcaagcaattgaagatatggtATCTCCAAAAACAAAAAAATAAGTGCAAAGCTTAAATGAAAGATTGGCAGCCTTAACAAGGTTTTTATTCAGAGCAGCAGATCGATCATTACCATTTATGAGGGTCTTAAAAAGTTGTTTGAACAAAAAGGATTTTATGTGGACGAAAGAAGCTGAAACAGCTTTTCAGGATGTTAAGCGACTCTTAAAAGAGTTGCCTACTTTAACTGCACCAATAGCAGGAGAAACATTAATTTTATATATGGCAGCGTCGGCAGAAGCCATTAGTTCAGTTTTAATCGCAGAATAGAATGGGGTACAAATGCCAATATACTTTGTCAGTAAGATATTACAGCAAAGTAAAGTTAATTATCCGCCAATTGAAAAATTGGTATATGCTTTAACACACACAGCTAGATGACTCAGACGTTATTTTCAAGCCTATCCAATTCTCGTCTTGACAGATCAACCAATAAAGCAAATTTTGAAACATCCAGAGTCGTCAGGACGTTTAGCAAAATGGGCGGTTGAATTGGGAGAATATGAAATAAATTTCTCACCACGACATGCAGTTAAAGGGCAAATTTTGGCAGACTTTCTTTTAGAAACAACTGAAAAGGGGGATTATTTGCAAGATGTTAAAAGCAGTAATTGCATGTGGGAACTGCACACTGATGGTGCATCAAGTGAGGAAGGATTTGGTGCTGGATTGGTGCTTACCAGCCCGGAAGGGGAAGAACATACGTATGCACTAAAGTTTTGTTTTTATGCCTCTAAtgacgaagcagaatatgaggcattgctttccggcctccgcatagcgtcTGAGATGGGAATAAAGCATTTGCGTGCATATGTAGATTCTCATATTATAGCACAACAAGTTAATGGAGCATTTAAAGCAAAGGATATCTCAATGAAAAAATATTTGCAATTGGTTGAAAAGATTTCAAAAAATTTTGAAACTTTGGAGGTTGTGCAGATATCAAGAAATAAGAATAAAAAGGCAGATGTTTTAAGTAAGTTAGCAACATTAACATTTGACCACTTGCATAAGAAAGTTTTGGTGGAAGTTTTGAAGGATAAATCAATTGATGAAAAAGTGGTAGCAGCAACAGTTGAAGAAGGAGGACCGTGTTGGGTATGTGAAGTATTTGCAGGACGGAACATTGTCAGCTGATGTCACAGAAGCAAGACGGATAAAGGTAAGTGCTCCGCTTTACGTCTTGGAAAATGACGTGCTTTATGGAAAATCTTTCAATGGTCCAAAATTTGAAGGGTTTAGCACCACAACAAGCAACAGAGGTGGTGAAAGAGATGCATGAAGGTTTGTGTGCACATCATTCTAGTTATAGAACTGTTGTAGGACGGataatgctgaaatgtcccgttcttattgattaaaaacgttccatattaattgatttcgttgcgagattttgacctctatatgagacgtttttcaaagactgcattcattttaaaacaaaccataacctttatttcatcaataaaggtttaaaaagctttacgtagattatcaaataatgataatctaaaatatcctgtttacacacgaccattatataatggtttacaatacaaatatgttacaacaaaataagtttcttgaatgcagtttttacataatatcatacaagcatggactccaaatcttgtccttatttaagtatgcgacagcggaagctcttaataatcacctgagaataaacatgcttaaaacgtcaacaaaaatgttggtgagttataggtttaacctatatatatcaaatcataataatagaccacaagatttcatatttcaatacacatcccatacatagagataaaaatcattcatatggtgaacacctggtaaccgacattaacaagatgcatatataagaatatccccatcattccgggacacccttcgtatatgatataaatttcgaagtactaaagcatccggtactttggatggggtttgttaggcccaatagatctatctttaggattcgcgtcaattagggtgtctgttccctaattcttagattaccagacttaataaaaaggggcatattcgatttcaataattcaaccatagaatatagtttcacgtacttgtgtctattttgtaaatcatttataaaatctgcatgtattctcatcccaaaaatattagattttaaaagtgggactataactcacttgcacagattttacttcgtcgagaagtaagacttggccactggttgattcacgaacctataacaatatatacatatatatcaaagtatgttcaaaatatatttacaacacttttaatatattttgatgttttaagtttattaagtcagctgtcctcgttagtaacctacaactagttgtccacagttagatgtatagaaataaatcgataaatattatcttgaatcaatccacgacccagtgtatacgtatctcagtattgatcacaactcaaactatatatattttggaatcaacctcaaccctgtatagctaactccaacattcacatatagagtgtctatggttgttccgaaatatatatagatatgtcgaaatgataggtcgaaacattgtatacatgtctatggtatctcaagattacataatatacaatacaagttgattaagttatggttggaatagatttgttaccaattttcacgtagctaaaatgagaaaaattatccaatcttgttttacccataacttcttcattttaaatccgttttgagtgaatcaaattgctatggtttcatattgaactcaattttatgaatctaaacagaaaaagtataggtttatagttggaaaaataagttacaagtcgtttttgtaaaggtagtcatttcagtcgaaagaacgacgtctagatgatcagtttagaaaacatacttccactttgagtttaaccataatttttggatatagtttcatgttcataataaaaatcattttctcagaataacaacttttaaatcaaagtttatcatagtttttaattaactaacccaaaacagcccgaggtgttactacgacggcgtaaattctgttttacggtgtttttcgtgtttccaggttttaaatcattaagttagcatatcatatagatatagaacatgtgtttagttgattttaaaagtcaatttagaaggattaacttttgtttgcgaacaagtttagaattaactaaactatgttctagtgattacaagtttaaaccttcgaataagatagctttatatatatgaatcgaatgatgttatgaacatcattgaagtcttccaaaagtattttaatacatctaaatacactacatgtatatacattttaactgagtcgttaagtcatcgttagtcgttacatgtaagtgttgttttgaaacctttaagttaacgatctcaattaatgttgttaacccattgtttattatatctaatgagatgttaaattattatattatcatgatattatgatatattaatatatcttaatatgatatatatacatttaaatgtcgttacaacgataatcgttacatatatgtctcgtttcgaaatccttaagttagtagtcttatttatatgtat is from Rutidosis leptorrhynchoides isolate AG116_Rl617_1_P2 chromosome 10, CSIRO_AGI_Rlap_v1, whole genome shotgun sequence and encodes:
- the LOC139870362 gene encoding uncharacterized protein, with translation MPIYFVSKILQQNQPIKQILKHPESSGRLAKWAVELGEYEINFSPRHAVKGQILADFLLETTEKGDYLQDVKSSNCMWELHTDGASSEEGFGAGLVLTSPEGEEHTYALKFCFYASNDEAEYEALLSGLRIASEMGIKHLRAYVDSHIIAQQVNGAFKAKDISMKKYLQLVEKISKNFETLEVVQISRNKNKKADVLSKLATLTFDHLHKKVLVEVLKDKSIDEKVVAATVEEGGPCWVCEVFAGRNIVS